A stretch of Roseofilum capinflatum BLCC-M114 DNA encodes these proteins:
- a CDS encoding XisI protein: protein MDELEQYRTVIKTLLSEFTTRQYANPDILELQNKTVFDTTQDHYVVMSDGWNKNGSRIHGCLMDIQIINGKIWIQLDGTEYGIALDLMEAGIPQDRIVLGYKEPSIRPYTGFAIA, encoded by the coding sequence ATGGATGAGCTAGAACAATATCGGACGGTCATCAAAACACTGTTGTCGGAATTTACCACTCGTCAATATGCTAATCCTGATATCTTAGAACTTCAAAATAAAACCGTATTTGACACCACTCAAGACCATTATGTTGTCATGTCCGATGGCTGGAACAAGAATGGTTCTCGTATCCATGGCTGTTTGATGGATATTCAGATTATCAATGGTAAAATTTGGATTCAACTCGATGGTACAGAATACGGTATTGCCCTCGATTTAATGGAGGCGGGAATTCCCCAAGATAGGATTGTCTTGGGATATAAAGAACCCTCCATTCGCCCCTATACTGGATTTGCGATCGCTTAA
- a CDS encoding DUF433 domain-containing protein: protein MTESLLERISIDPHLCHGKPCIRGLRYPVEFLLELLSSGMTHEEILTDYDDLEEGDILAVLLFSEQEVIVSWMS, encoded by the coding sequence AACGTATTTCCATCGATCCTCACCTCTGTCATGGTAAACCCTGCATCCGAGGATTGCGTTACCCTGTGGAATTCTTGCTTGAGCTGCTCAGTTCCGGTATGACTCATGAAGAAATCTTGACTGACTATGATGATTTAGAAGAAGGGGATATTTTAGCGGTACTCTTGTTTTCAGAGCAGGAGGTGATTGTGTCATGGATGAGCTAG